A single genomic interval of Pelagicoccus sp. SDUM812003 harbors:
- a CDS encoding cytochrome c oxidase subunit II, which produces MLEYFLPRASEYAKDIDHLFDVITYLVGFWFLLTLGFFFYVLFRFRRKAGQKAQYLTGETHREKLAVEIPHYLILVCDLVILVWTFMVWHKVKIDLPPADEEIRVVAQQWAWSFYHAGADGVLGTDDDIAKVNELYLKNNTQYTFYLESPDVMHSFSIPVFRLKQDAVPGRIITGHFKTILEGEWDIQCAEMCGFGHGFMPARMFVKNEADYAEWIAENAPETSGGASSIAAVETTDSKTKEAKSNG; this is translated from the coding sequence ATGCTTGAGTACTTCTTGCCTCGTGCTTCCGAGTACGCGAAGGACATCGACCACCTATTTGACGTGATCACTTATCTCGTCGGGTTCTGGTTCCTCCTCACGCTTGGATTCTTCTTTTACGTCCTGTTTCGCTTTCGTCGCAAAGCAGGCCAAAAAGCCCAGTACCTCACGGGCGAAACCCATCGCGAAAAGCTCGCGGTGGAGATTCCGCACTACCTCATTCTGGTGTGCGACCTGGTCATCCTGGTCTGGACCTTCATGGTGTGGCACAAGGTGAAGATCGATCTGCCGCCGGCCGACGAGGAGATACGGGTGGTGGCTCAGCAGTGGGCCTGGTCGTTCTATCACGCTGGAGCGGACGGGGTGCTCGGCACCGACGACGACATCGCGAAGGTCAACGAGCTCTACCTGAAGAACAATACCCAGTACACGTTCTACCTGGAGTCGCCGGACGTCATGCACAGCTTCTCCATCCCTGTTTTCCGTCTCAAGCAGGACGCCGTGCCCGGACGTATCATCACCGGCCACTTCAAGACCATCCTCGAAGGGGAGTGGGACATCCAATGCGCGGAGATGTGCGGCTTTGGACATGGTTTCATGCCCGCCCGCATGTTTGTGAAAAACGAAGCGGACTACGCGGAGTGGATCGCCGAAAACGCGCCCGAAACCAGCGGCGGCGCATCGTCCATCGCGGCGGTTGAAACGACAGATTCCAAGACTAAGGAGGCAAAGAGCAATGGCTGA
- a CDS encoding c-type cytochrome, whose protein sequence is MKTILSSRTSSGIKAALGGLLALVALGAAQADDARGKQLYANCVACHGDDAQGMKLLNAPALSGLSEQYIVNQIKKFKAGHRGGNVKDATGMQMRPMATLLVTEEDIGAVAKYIASLPSKPVEATLVGGDPEKGKMLYMTCQACHGPDGKGNDMLNSPSLINQHDWYTLHQLHKFKEGVRGSNPEDVTGSQMRPMAMTLADEQAMKDVIAYIQSLSE, encoded by the coding sequence ATGAAAACGATTCTATCGTCCCGCACTTCATCCGGAATCAAGGCTGCGCTTGGCGGCCTTTTGGCTTTGGTGGCGCTCGGCGCCGCCCAGGCGGATGACGCTCGAGGCAAGCAGCTCTACGCCAACTGCGTGGCCTGTCATGGCGACGACGCTCAGGGCATGAAGCTTCTCAACGCGCCTGCTCTGTCGGGACTCTCGGAGCAGTACATCGTGAACCAGATCAAGAAGTTCAAGGCGGGGCATCGTGGCGGCAACGTGAAGGACGCCACTGGCATGCAGATGCGCCCGATGGCGACCTTGCTGGTGACGGAGGAGGACATTGGGGCGGTGGCGAAGTACATCGCGTCTTTGCCTTCCAAGCCGGTGGAGGCGACGCTTGTGGGAGGCGATCCTGAGAAGGGCAAGATGCTCTACATGACCTGTCAGGCGTGCCATGGACCGGACGGAAAGGGCAACGACATGCTCAACTCTCCATCCTTGATCAATCAGCACGACTGGTACACGCTCCATCAGCTTCACAAGTTCAAGGAGGGCGTTCGCGGCTCGAATCCTGAGGACGTCACCGGATCCCAGATGCGACCGATGGCCATGACTTTGGCCGACGAGCAGGCCATGAAGGACGTGATCGCCTATATCCAGTCCCTTTCCGAGTAA
- a CDS encoding response regulator, protein MHDPRSSSQKRRVLIIDDTSAIHRDFEKVLTPSEVSENEQALEELDELMFADEEEPEKIADRSHKLDFELSHAYQGEEGLRKVEQAQQEGAPFSVAFVDMRMPPGWDGLKTVAEIAKADPHIQLVICSAYSDYSWSQIIDRLGRSDRLLILKKPFDHAEAYQLATALSEKWLAEARTRSLLSDLESKVESRTFALSESNAKLRILNEELKRAAEEARCSERAKGRFLATMSHEIRTTLNGIIGASNILSTSKGLSESDLELATIIQTSGDALMIVINDILDYSKYENGQLELESIPFSLRALAKECASLLAPSIEQNQVRFRMNLPDALPESLVGDPARLRQIMLNLLNNALKFGKGTEVDLSVAILEERDNAAALRIDVSDKGIGMDEETRSRLFSAFMQADSSTTRKFGGTGLGLAICKLLADAMDADLRAESSLGQGSTFSLTLTLPISDSTEDDHPSRQESKRVSHSASRSFEGRQVLLVDDNVINRKLGARFLERLKVNTSLAVDGYEALKAVECQSYDLILMDLQMPGIDGFEATRQLRAFEREQGRERIPVIALTANAFAEIRDQSLEAGMDDFLTKPLHIEDLSSVLDRWIGEGAKP, encoded by the coding sequence ATGCATGACCCGCGCAGCAGCTCGCAGAAGCGGCGTGTGCTGATCATAGACGACACCTCCGCAATCCATCGCGACTTCGAAAAGGTTCTCACTCCAAGCGAGGTATCGGAAAACGAACAGGCCCTCGAGGAGCTCGACGAGCTGATGTTCGCCGACGAGGAGGAGCCGGAAAAGATAGCGGATCGCAGCCACAAGCTCGATTTCGAGCTTTCCCACGCCTACCAGGGCGAAGAGGGACTGCGCAAAGTGGAACAGGCCCAGCAGGAGGGAGCGCCCTTTTCGGTCGCCTTCGTCGACATGCGCATGCCTCCCGGCTGGGACGGCCTCAAGACCGTAGCGGAAATCGCCAAGGCCGACCCCCATATCCAGCTGGTCATCTGCAGCGCCTACAGCGACTACTCCTGGAGCCAGATCATCGACCGCCTCGGCAGATCGGATCGGCTTCTCATCCTTAAAAAGCCTTTCGACCACGCCGAAGCCTATCAGCTGGCCACCGCTTTGAGCGAAAAATGGCTGGCCGAAGCCCGCACGCGCTCGCTGCTTTCCGATCTGGAGAGCAAGGTGGAATCCCGCACCTTCGCCCTGAGCGAAAGCAATGCCAAGCTTCGCATCCTGAACGAGGAGCTGAAGCGAGCCGCCGAAGAGGCCCGTTGCTCGGAACGGGCCAAGGGGCGCTTTCTCGCCACCATGAGCCACGAGATCCGCACCACCCTCAATGGCATCATCGGAGCCTCCAACATTCTCAGCACGAGCAAAGGCCTCTCCGAATCCGACCTGGAGCTGGCCACCATTATCCAGACCAGCGGCGACGCCCTGATGATCGTCATCAACGACATCCTGGACTACTCGAAGTACGAAAACGGCCAGCTGGAGCTGGAAAGCATCCCCTTCTCCCTCCGGGCCCTCGCAAAGGAATGCGCCAGCCTGCTGGCGCCCAGCATCGAGCAGAACCAGGTGCGCTTTCGCATGAACCTGCCCGACGCCCTGCCCGAGTCGCTGGTCGGCGACCCCGCCCGTCTGCGCCAGATCATGCTCAACCTGCTCAACAACGCCTTGAAATTCGGAAAAGGCACCGAGGTCGATCTCTCCGTCGCGATTCTGGAAGAGCGGGACAACGCGGCGGCGCTTCGCATCGACGTGAGCGACAAAGGCATCGGCATGGACGAGGAAACGCGCAGCCGCCTGTTTTCGGCGTTCATGCAGGCCGACTCCTCCACCACGCGGAAATTCGGCGGCACCGGCCTGGGGCTGGCTATCTGCAAGCTGCTGGCTGATGCCATGGACGCGGACCTGAGGGCGGAAAGCTCCTTGGGCCAAGGCTCCACCTTCTCCCTGACACTGACGCTGCCCATCTCGGATTCGACCGAAGACGATCACCCCAGCAGACAGGAAAGCAAACGGGTCAGTCATTCGGCTTCTCGGAGCTTCGAAGGGCGACAGGTGCTGCTGGTGGACGACAACGTCATCAACCGTAAGCTCGGGGCCCGCTTCCTGGAGCGGCTGAAAGTGAATACCTCCCTGGCTGTCGATGGCTACGAAGCCTTAAAAGCCGTCGAATGCCAAAGCTACGACCTCATTCTCATGGACTTGCAAATGCCCGGAATCGACGGATTCGAGGCCACTCGACAGCTCAGAGCGTTCGAGCGTGAACAGGGCCGCGAGCGCATTCCGGTCATTGCCTTGACCGCTAACGCATTCGCCGAAATCCGCGATCAATCGCTGGAGGCCGGCATGGACGACTTTCTCACCAAACCTCTCCATATCGAAGACCTGTCCTCCGTGCTGGATCGCTGGATTGGCGAGGGCGCCAAACCCTAG
- a CDS encoding ATP-binding protein translates to MLRHLTSLLLLCAALGCGPQSGAQDSDGPEARKRLNGIPLYQIFDENDIEDNARGNFITSSPDNRLYFGNETGIYVYDGSNWKLAIRTVATRDKIRSIHWTDDEIYAAGYNTFGTLELSAENRLRFRPINQEPLSSNASEFYGDILENGDWLYFIGQRNLALYNRVTKEIRTQTFDTWLTCAAVSQGHLYIATDTDGLWKEENGTFQALEAFSGFTEEKAIEMMIAKGAQFVIATQDGKLHAVENDQPKETYSNLPYKGSSTINSLSFLDEQRLAVSIPSEGIVILNSDGSVATKLSKDFDYRWGAVRQLHTDRQGTLWVMFNASIGKVLIDSPITPIDERLRPNVYYPLAQRMGDQLYLTTHGRLYQASHDASGQLVSFEDIFSRYDLSVAIALPGPDGLYVHAEGTTYLYTKENGPTPLGSHHRIDRLVTFRDDPNLFLGTSSTKAILLKREGMSIREIDSLNHTAGLVNKIARAPNNVFWLEIGLEQAGKIWIENGELRFRIYTAKDGLPADWVAIWEHEGDVFLTESSGVFEYDEESDRFNKIEDFEIYFPSDRGSLHRLCTDPSGNIWASYNNYNYILWKQADGSYRKDSYSLSQLGDLYINEFAFLENGNAVLLTESEIFQVDASLFQSLGDQPNIRTRLFEIADLEGEEIHFSNTGIGSLPERIELSSDQSSFSVRIGNTFSATLRQPSFQYYIEGASSGWSKWSAANEFSFTNLDHGDYVLRMRTRLGELVDEAGISLPISITPSIWQTPFAYLCYLAFVSFIILSGYRYFSRNLKSANEKLEIMVAERTREIEAKNAELQHKTKELTKTLDELRDAQDQLISTSRKAGMAEVATNVLHNVGNVLNSINVGVLSLSQRIDTGRVEKLERIVQLIERHSEQLDTFFTTDPKGRAIPDYLRRLALVMKDDFAQYQVEIDCMSDNISHVKRIISTQQAHAKTVEMFQEVNLPDIIDSAITMIMGDMEHTIYEVTRQFDDDLTIVSDKHLILQMVANFIKNAKESISEASPALGIISIEGRFNRDRTAIELRIHDNGVGISSENLKRIFTHGFTTKRDGHGFGMHSCSNSAKRLGGDLSIASDGPMKGATVTLTLPVKPTARELTPKTVQASAYPKAKVV, encoded by the coding sequence ATGCTACGCCATCTGACAAGCCTCCTTCTGCTCTGCGCCGCGCTGGGCTGCGGCCCCCAAAGCGGAGCTCAGGATTCGGATGGGCCAGAGGCTCGCAAACGCCTCAACGGCATACCGCTCTACCAGATCTTCGATGAAAACGACATCGAGGACAACGCCCGGGGAAACTTCATCACCAGCAGCCCCGACAACCGGCTGTACTTTGGAAACGAAACCGGAATCTACGTCTACGATGGCTCCAACTGGAAGCTGGCCATTCGCACCGTAGCCACCCGCGACAAGATTCGCTCCATCCACTGGACCGACGACGAGATCTACGCGGCCGGCTACAACACCTTCGGCACCCTCGAACTGAGCGCCGAAAACCGGCTTCGCTTCCGTCCGATCAATCAAGAGCCGCTCTCCTCAAACGCCAGCGAGTTCTACGGAGACATTCTCGAAAACGGCGATTGGCTCTACTTCATCGGACAGCGCAACCTCGCCCTCTACAATCGCGTCACCAAGGAGATTCGCACCCAAACGTTCGACACCTGGCTCACCTGCGCAGCCGTCAGTCAAGGGCACCTGTACATCGCCACCGACACCGACGGGCTTTGGAAGGAAGAGAACGGGACCTTTCAAGCGCTGGAAGCGTTTTCGGGCTTCACCGAGGAGAAGGCCATCGAGATGATGATCGCCAAAGGCGCCCAGTTCGTCATCGCAACCCAAGACGGCAAACTGCACGCCGTGGAGAACGATCAACCAAAGGAAACGTATTCCAATCTCCCCTACAAAGGCTCGAGCACCATCAATTCGCTAAGTTTTCTCGACGAGCAGCGTCTCGCGGTCTCGATCCCCTCCGAAGGCATCGTCATCCTGAACAGCGATGGCAGCGTCGCCACGAAGCTGAGCAAGGATTTCGACTATCGCTGGGGCGCCGTACGCCAACTGCACACCGACCGACAAGGAACGCTATGGGTGATGTTCAACGCTTCCATAGGCAAGGTCCTTATCGACAGCCCGATCACGCCGATCGATGAGCGCTTGCGGCCAAACGTCTACTACCCTCTGGCCCAGCGCATGGGGGATCAGCTCTACCTGACAACCCATGGAAGGCTGTATCAAGCAAGTCACGACGCCAGCGGACAGCTTGTCTCCTTCGAGGACATTTTCAGCCGCTACGATCTTTCCGTCGCCATCGCCCTCCCCGGCCCCGATGGCCTCTACGTTCACGCCGAAGGCACCACCTACCTATACACGAAGGAAAACGGTCCGACGCCTCTCGGCTCCCACCACCGTATCGATAGGTTGGTGACATTTCGAGATGATCCTAATCTGTTCCTTGGCACCTCCTCCACCAAGGCTATCCTCCTCAAACGCGAAGGCATGTCGATCCGCGAAATCGACTCGCTCAACCACACCGCCGGCCTCGTCAACAAAATCGCCCGAGCTCCAAACAACGTCTTCTGGCTGGAGATCGGCCTTGAGCAAGCGGGCAAGATCTGGATCGAAAATGGTGAACTGAGATTCAGAATCTACACCGCCAAGGACGGACTCCCCGCCGACTGGGTCGCGATCTGGGAGCACGAAGGAGATGTGTTTCTCACCGAATCGTCAGGCGTCTTCGAATACGATGAAGAATCGGATCGCTTCAACAAGATCGAGGACTTCGAAATCTATTTCCCAAGCGACCGCGGCTCTCTTCACCGCCTCTGCACAGATCCAAGCGGAAACATCTGGGCTTCGTATAACAACTACAACTACATTCTTTGGAAGCAAGCGGACGGCTCCTACCGCAAGGACAGCTACTCGCTCAGCCAACTTGGCGACCTCTACATAAACGAGTTCGCTTTTCTGGAAAACGGAAACGCGGTCCTGCTGACCGAAAGCGAGATCTTTCAAGTCGACGCCTCGCTCTTCCAGTCGCTCGGCGACCAACCGAACATCAGAACCCGCTTGTTCGAGATCGCCGACCTCGAAGGAGAGGAGATCCACTTTTCAAATACAGGCATCGGTTCGCTTCCTGAACGCATCGAGCTCTCCTCGGACCAGAGCAGCTTCTCGGTGAGAATCGGCAACACCTTTTCCGCGACGCTGCGCCAGCCGAGTTTCCAATACTACATCGAAGGCGCCTCTAGCGGCTGGTCCAAATGGAGCGCTGCCAACGAGTTTTCCTTCACCAACCTCGACCATGGCGACTACGTGCTGCGCATGCGGACCAGGCTTGGGGAGCTGGTCGACGAGGCCGGCATTTCGCTGCCAATCTCCATCACCCCGAGCATCTGGCAGACGCCCTTCGCCTACCTGTGCTACTTGGCCTTCGTTTCGTTCATCATCCTGAGCGGCTACCGCTACTTCTCGCGAAACCTGAAAAGCGCCAACGAAAAGCTGGAGATCATGGTGGCGGAAAGAACGCGGGAAATCGAAGCCAAGAACGCAGAGCTTCAGCACAAGACCAAGGAACTTACCAAGACCCTCGACGAGCTTCGCGACGCTCAAGACCAGCTCATTTCCACCTCGCGCAAAGCGGGCATGGCGGAGGTCGCCACCAATGTGCTGCACAACGTGGGCAACGTGCTGAACAGCATCAACGTCGGCGTGCTATCGCTCTCCCAACGCATCGACACCGGTCGCGTCGAAAAGCTGGAGCGGATCGTGCAACTCATAGAACGTCATAGTGAGCAACTGGATACGTTTTTCACCACGGATCCCAAGGGCAGAGCAATTCCCGACTACCTTCGCCGACTCGCTCTCGTGATGAAGGACGACTTCGCTCAGTACCAAGTCGAGATCGATTGCATGTCGGACAACATCAGCCACGTGAAGCGCATCATCTCCACGCAGCAGGCCCACGCCAAGACGGTGGAAATGTTCCAGGAAGTCAATCTGCCCGACATCATCGACTCCGCCATCACCATGATCATGGGCGACATGGAACACACCATCTACGAAGTCACCCGGCAGTTCGACGACGACCTGACCATCGTCTCGGACAAACACCTCATTTTGCAAATGGTGGCGAACTTCATCAAAAACGCGAAGGAATCGATCTCCGAAGCCTCGCCCGCTCTCGGCATCATTTCCATCGAGGGGCGTTTCAACCGCGACCGAACGGCTATCGAGCTGCGGATTCACGACAACGGCGTGGGCATCAGCAGCGAGAATCTGAAACGAATCTTCACCCACGGCTTCACTACCAAACGCGACGGACACGGATTTGGCATGCATTCCTGCTCCAACTCAGCCAAGCGGCTCGGAGGCGACCTGAGCATCGCGAGCGACGGTCCCATGAAAGGAGCCACGGTGACCCTGACCCTTCCAGTCAAGCCTACCGCAAGGGAACTGACCCCCAAGACCGTTCAAGCCAGCGCGTATCCAAAAGCCAAGGTCGTCTAA
- the lepB gene encoding signal peptidase I, with protein MFSFLKSERAKLRETAKNWLYLAGKVYHYRKDRLSESEVSKLVQLSEEVRSQLKAKDENRLRNAIEGLKEHLDHVGGNYYPRGSMAENVEFFFAAVIIYVGVTTFFVKPFKIPTNSMWPTYHGMTGEVYTDDAQAPGLVERAFRTVAFGASHYEVEAPASGEVLVPMLHRGNDFDVLYEPATVKRYFVLNAPGKEYSLYVGDEKTSFKFPADFNFDKEVREPLRQTGSPSPFDLIPRTIDFDDIAGTFQKQIWNAKSQEGVEVTVYLVKTGLKVEKGDTLMNFDLMTGDQLFVDRMSYHFVSPKVGDGFVFKTGEIARITDDVFYIKRLAGTPGDKVRIEDGGLIVNGEPATGSKAFDWNASEEGLYAGYTATPPGGTVIDLTRTVTIPEGSYLALGDNSYNSFDGRGWGYVPEDSVVGRPIMIYYPFTRRFGLAE; from the coding sequence ATGTTTTCCTTCCTCAAATCCGAACGCGCGAAACTGCGGGAAACCGCGAAGAACTGGCTCTACCTCGCGGGTAAGGTGTATCACTACCGGAAGGACAGGCTGAGCGAATCGGAGGTGTCCAAGCTGGTCCAGCTGAGCGAGGAGGTTCGCTCCCAGTTGAAGGCCAAGGACGAGAATCGTCTGCGAAACGCTATCGAGGGGCTCAAGGAGCATCTGGATCACGTCGGGGGAAACTACTACCCGCGCGGCTCCATGGCGGAGAACGTGGAGTTTTTCTTCGCCGCGGTGATTATCTATGTGGGGGTCACCACCTTTTTCGTAAAGCCCTTCAAGATCCCTACGAACTCCATGTGGCCGACCTATCACGGCATGACCGGAGAGGTCTACACCGACGACGCGCAGGCCCCTGGGCTAGTGGAGAGGGCCTTTCGTACCGTGGCATTCGGGGCCTCGCACTACGAAGTGGAGGCTCCGGCGAGCGGCGAGGTGCTGGTGCCCATGCTGCATCGCGGCAACGATTTCGATGTGCTGTACGAACCGGCCACGGTGAAGCGCTATTTCGTGCTCAACGCACCGGGCAAGGAGTATTCGCTGTATGTGGGCGACGAGAAAACGAGCTTCAAGTTCCCCGCGGATTTCAATTTCGACAAGGAAGTCCGCGAGCCGCTGCGACAGACGGGCTCGCCTTCGCCGTTCGATCTGATCCCGCGGACCATCGATTTCGATGATATCGCTGGAACGTTCCAGAAGCAGATCTGGAACGCCAAGAGCCAGGAGGGGGTGGAGGTGACGGTCTACCTGGTGAAGACGGGCTTGAAGGTCGAGAAGGGGGATACGCTGATGAACTTCGATCTGATGACCGGCGACCAGCTCTTCGTGGATCGCATGTCCTATCATTTCGTCTCGCCCAAGGTCGGCGACGGTTTCGTGTTCAAGACCGGTGAGATCGCTCGCATCACGGATGACGTTTTCTACATCAAGCGCCTTGCGGGCACGCCGGGCGACAAGGTGCGCATAGAGGATGGCGGCCTGATCGTGAACGGGGAGCCAGCGACGGGCTCCAAAGCGTTCGATTGGAACGCCAGCGAAGAAGGCTTGTACGCCGGCTATACTGCGACGCCTCCCGGCGGCACGGTGATCGATCTCACCCGAACGGTTACCATCCCGGAGGGTTCGTATCTAGCTCTTGGCGACAACAGCTACAACAGCTTCGATGGTCGAGGGTGGGGCTACGTACCGGAGGATTCGGTAGTGGGTCGGCCCATCATGATCTACTATCCCTTCACCAGACGTTTCGGATTGGCGGAGTAG
- the lepA gene encoding translation elongation factor 4: MQTANKRNFSIIAHVDHGKTTLSDRLLEYTNTVAQRVLEAQHLDSMDLERERGITIKSHPVTMLYPAKNGEVYQLNLMDTPGHVDFSYEVSRSLAACEGALLLIDAAQGVEAQTVANAHLAEEQGLTIIPVINKIDLPSADLDMCLQQLEDLLAIPAEEAILASGKSGIGIDEILEAVVSRIPPPRWSDYPATRSLVFDSVYDAYRGAIVFLRTFSGSLKQKDQILMMSDHTRAEVKEVGIFTPAPQKVDALEAGDVGYMVCNIKDPSDIKIGDTITQNATPAEEMLPGYKEVRPMVFSGIYPVETQDFEKLKASMGKLQLNDAAFSFQAESSVALGFGFRCGFLGLLHMEIIQERIRREYKVDIISTYPSVVYKVQKSNGEEIEVDNPINLPDPSAIETIYEPTIVAHIHVPNDCVGDILALVMEKRGSCERTDTLDGTRLILECILPLNEILVDFNDRLKSITRGYGSMEYELGEYRPAKLVKMDILVNGEPVDAFSSIVHTEKAHTKGGELCAKLADIIPPHLFKIAVQAAVGGKIVARDNVRTMRKDVTAKCYGGDISRKRKLLDKQKEGKRKMKNIGNVSIPPDAFIKVLKND, translated from the coding sequence ATGCAGACGGCTAATAAGCGTAATTTCAGCATCATCGCCCACGTGGACCACGGCAAGACGACCTTGTCGGACCGCCTGCTCGAGTACACCAATACCGTCGCCCAGCGCGTGCTGGAGGCCCAGCACCTGGACTCCATGGATCTGGAGCGTGAGCGCGGCATCACCATCAAGAGCCATCCGGTGACCATGCTCTACCCGGCCAAGAATGGCGAGGTCTATCAGCTCAACCTCATGGACACGCCCGGCCACGTGGATTTCTCCTACGAGGTCTCGCGCAGCTTGGCGGCTTGCGAAGGGGCGTTGCTGCTCATCGACGCGGCCCAGGGCGTGGAGGCGCAGACGGTGGCAAACGCCCACCTCGCGGAGGAGCAGGGGCTGACCATCATTCCGGTGATCAACAAGATCGACCTGCCCAGCGCCGACTTGGACATGTGCCTGCAGCAGCTGGAGGATTTGTTGGCGATTCCTGCGGAGGAGGCCATTCTGGCCAGCGGAAAGAGCGGCATCGGCATCGATGAGATTCTCGAAGCGGTGGTGAGCCGCATCCCCCCGCCACGCTGGTCTGACTATCCCGCCACCCGTTCGCTGGTTTTCGACTCCGTGTACGATGCTTATCGTGGGGCCATCGTTTTCCTTCGCACCTTTTCCGGCTCTTTGAAGCAGAAGGACCAGATTCTGATGATGAGCGACCATACCCGAGCGGAGGTGAAGGAGGTCGGTATCTTCACGCCCGCGCCGCAGAAGGTGGACGCCTTGGAAGCGGGCGACGTCGGCTACATGGTCTGCAACATCAAGGACCCGTCGGATATCAAGATCGGCGATACCATCACTCAGAACGCGACTCCAGCCGAGGAGATGCTGCCCGGCTACAAGGAGGTGCGTCCCATGGTCTTCAGCGGCATCTATCCGGTGGAGACGCAGGATTTCGAGAAACTGAAGGCCAGCATGGGCAAGCTCCAGCTCAACGACGCGGCGTTCAGCTTCCAGGCTGAGAGCTCGGTGGCCCTTGGTTTCGGCTTTCGCTGCGGCTTCCTCGGCCTGCTGCACATGGAGATCATCCAGGAGCGCATCCGCCGCGAGTACAAGGTGGACATCATCTCCACGTATCCGTCCGTTGTATACAAGGTTCAGAAATCCAATGGCGAGGAGATCGAAGTGGACAACCCGATCAATCTCCCGGATCCCTCCGCCATCGAAACGATTTACGAGCCCACCATCGTCGCTCACATCCACGTGCCCAACGACTGCGTTGGAGACATCCTGGCTTTGGTGATGGAGAAGCGCGGCTCCTGCGAGCGCACCGACACGCTGGACGGGACGCGGCTGATCCTCGAATGCATCCTGCCGCTCAACGAAATCCTAGTGGACTTCAACGATCGCTTGAAAAGCATCACTCGCGGCTACGGCTCCATGGAGTACGAGCTGGGCGAGTACCGGCCCGCCAAGCTGGTGAAGATGGATATTTTGGTCAACGGCGAGCCAGTGGACGCGTTTTCCTCCATCGTGCACACCGAAAAGGCCCACACCAAAGGCGGCGAACTCTGCGCCAAGCTGGCCGACATCATTCCGCCCCATCTGTTCAAGATCGCGGTTCAGGCGGCGGTCGGCGGCAAGATCGTGGCTCGCGACAACGTGCGCACCATGCGCAAGGACGTCACGGCCAAGTGCTACGGCGGCGACATCTCCCGAAAGCGCAAGCTGCTGGACAAGCAGAAGGAAGGAAAGCGCAAGATGAAGAACATCGGAAACGTATCCATACCGCCGGACGCCTTCATCAAGGTTTTGAAAAACGACTGA
- a CDS encoding VPDSG-CTERM sorting domain-containing protein: MGSFSGTDANGDGYLSHLPFESIEELSSFSLVFSGNSIIGSFAWGLSELEAFSFDLDGDDILGNGIGSGPEMEGIGAAGGLFLLSVGGGFTFEDSNTTEVLDGWTWEILDASEEDVVVNQVPDTGSTSALFGFAALMVLAARRKFARAE; the protein is encoded by the coding sequence TTGGGTTCCTTTTCGGGAACGGATGCGAATGGTGACGGATACCTGAGCCATCTGCCGTTTGAATCGATCGAAGAGCTCAGCAGCTTCTCCCTAGTTTTCTCTGGAAACAGCATCATTGGCTCCTTCGCTTGGGGATTGTCCGAGCTGGAGGCGTTCTCGTTTGACCTCGATGGGGACGACATTCTTGGGAACGGAATCGGCTCTGGGCCTGAAATGGAAGGCATCGGAGCCGCCGGGGGGCTGTTTCTTCTGTCCGTTGGAGGTGGATTCACCTTTGAGGATTCGAACACGACTGAGGTTCTTGATGGGTGGACTTGGGAGATTTTGGATGCCTCCGAGGAAGACGTGGTGGTAAATCAAGTCCCCGACACCGGGTCGACAAGCGCCTTGTTTGGCTTCGCGGCTCTGATGGTTTTAGCGGCTCGTCGCAAGTTTGCTCGAGCTGAGTAG